AAGCCCTAATACTATCCGTTTTTATATTAAAAGCTGCGCGCAAAAACTTTTCTTAATATGTAATACTCAGGAATGACATTAAAGTCAATTGCTTTTAGATTTCAATATCCTAGTGCAAGTGACAGGGAGTATAAAATTATGCATTAGGCTTTGGCAAAATTATCACACTATATTATGAGATTGTACATTATGACGTGCAAATGTATGGGGATATGGCAATGATATTTGTTATATAGAAAATAAAACAAATTAGATAAAGACCTCTCATGCAAAAATCTTCTTACCCTGATAAATGGTATGTGGCCATTGCAACCAGCTTAGTCATTTTTGTCGCCAATGCTAATTTAACTGCCGTGAATTTAGCGATACCCGCTATAGCCCATGATCTTAATGTCGGAATGTATATGATTTCCTGGGTAATCAGTAGTTATATCATTACCTCCGGTATGTTTATGATTTTAGGTGGCAGAATGGGGGATGTATTTGGCATCAAACGCATGTTTCTCTTAAGTCTTATACTCTGGATCATATCTCTTACCTTAGCGGCAACCGCGCATAACTTCACATTTTTAATTATTGCTCGTGTGCTACAAGGTCTAGCATTCGCTATTAGTCTGCCACTTTGTATGGTGGTCATAACCAAAGTGTTTCCAGAAAACCAGATGAGCTTAGCTGTGAGCATTAATATTACTGTGCTGGGATTAGCGCAAATTCTCGGACCTTCCTTAAGTGGTGTTATTCTTGAATACCTTACCTGGCGCTGGATATTTCTTTTAAATATTCCTTTGTGTGTTATCGCCTTCTTGTTTTCAATTTATTCCATAAAAAAAGATCAAATCACCCAAAAACAACAGCTCGATTATCTGGGAGCAATTATCCTGGCAATTAGCTTATGTGTTCTGATGCTAATACTTAGTTTGATTCAACAAAACAAACTGACTACCCAATACATTTTATTGTATTTTATAGTTGATATTTCCTTATTTATTCTATTTTACATCATCGAAAAAAGAACCCAAAATCCCATTGTGGATTTTAAACTTTTATTCAGCAGAGCTTTTTTTCTTATCAATCTAATCAGAATGCTATATCAATATGTTTATTTTGTATTTCTTTTTATCTTCCCCCTGTATTTAATGAAAGTCTTGCAGATGTCTGCTGTTAAAACCGGGGGTTTATTACTCTTTCTAACGGTACCTTTTGCGGTCTTCTCACCTATTGTTGGAAAATATGCCTTAAAATTGGGAGAGTTAAGATTGATGATCGTCAGTTTTGTTGCGAGTATTATGGTCTTTTTTTGGTATGCTCATCTACACAATATTTCAACATCCGTGAATTTATTGATTCCGTTAATCCCATTGGGCATTTCAACCGCAATTCTGTTTAGTTATACCACTTCTATCGCACTTAATTCGGCCCCACTTGAAAAAAGAGGTTCTGCTTCAGGCATCTTTTTTTCAAATACTTTGATTGCGGGGGCAGTTGGAATCTCAATTACCAGTATATTAATTCAGCTCTTTACTCAAATATATACCAATCGAACATCCAATGGTACACCCAAAGATATTGAACATCCTTTTTCCTTGGTGTTTTCAAATATTATGTGGATGTGCTTAGTCTTATCAGCTCTGGGTTTACTGCTTTTATTCATTTTGAAATTTAAAAGAGCTGATGAACCGTTAAATCACTACAGGAAAATTAAAGATGTCTGAAGAAGAATTCAATATACGTGACCAATTACTAGACCCTCAAGCTAAGTGGCTTAAATCGCAGCTTACTAGACCAGATGAAATTAAAACCAGCAGCTTACAAAAATTCGGCAAAGCTGCGGGTTTAGTTTGTGGAGGGATTTCTAGTTTTATTACCGGGCCATTAGGTTATAGTTTCGGGCTCTATGTGGCGGAACTAATAAACATAGATGACCCTACCTCGAAATCCGTAGTCGGTTTCTATTTCGGAGGGACGGCTGCATTTGCACTGATCGCTTTACAAGCAAGAATTTCATCCAATACTTGGGAACAGTTATTAGAAACAACGCCTGATTATAAAAAAGCACTGCAGGAAAAAGCTTGCGACGGTGGGAAAGTAGCAGAATATAGTTATCTTGCTATGGTTGTCACTACCGGTGCTATTTCGGCTACCCCCACTGTTTATATTACTGAAGAATATTTTTCTAAATACATAGGCTATGGATCACTCGTCTTTGACGCAGCTACTTTCTTATCACTTGCTACCGCACGTAGTTGGTCTTTAGATAAAATGTTAAGAGGTTTATTTAGCCCGCTTATTAATAAAGCGCTTAATAAGCTAAGCTCTGAAGAAAAAAAACTTATTGAAGAAATCAGAGCTGGACTTATCCAACAATTGGAAAAAACTATCAATATTGTAAAAACATTTAACCCTACTGAAGTAGATCAATTTTGGCATGATACCTATTTAACAGCTAGCAATGAAGATGATAGTTCTGCTGAGATTGATGAAGAATTTTTACTCAATAAAATACGCAAGGTTTTTCATCCAATTTCACAGTCTGTCGCTGATCGCAAAGCTATTGCGCCTCTAAAAAAATTTCCAAAAAAAAGAAGGATTTGTCGCACTATTTACTGATAATCGCAAAGCTGGGTGGTTACCTTAATCGTTCCAATGACGGACCACCTGGAAATATTATTATGTGGAGAGGTTTATCCCGATTGACTGATATTAGATTAGGGTTTGATTTAGCATTGGGAAATGTGGGTAATTGAAAGGTTGGCTGAACGCTTACGTTACAAATAGAGTTTAACTGCATTGAGCTTAAATTCTTTGACATAATTTCTTACTTTCGCTTACTCATTTACGCACTTCATAAAGTATAGATATACACTGTATTTGCATTCAGTGTGTCTGAAGATCAGAACATTGTGCCATCTTATTGAATATTAGGGGTATTTACAAATTTTAAACCCGCGAAAAACATAACTGCTCGCTCATCTGTTGTCCCTCAGCTGGGTGTATTTCCACCCGCTTTATGCTAAAAAATTCACCATATTAGACCATTTAGATTTTAGACTCTAAGCATTTGGCTAATTGTGCTGATGTCAGGCCTAATGCCCGTACACTAAAGCTTGGCTGCATTTTATAGCAATACCAAAATTAAAATTATCTTCTATAATTAAGACATCACCAAGGTATTTTAATAGTTATAAAAGGTTATAATTTGATGGAGGGATTGAATATGAAAATGGAAATAAAAATTGAAGAACTACAAAAATATATGTCTGAATATTTATTTGATGGATTACAAAAAGAAAAATACGTATTTACTTCAGTAGAAATAGATACAAAAGAAGGAAAAATCACTGGTCTCGTTAACATAGAAAATTTCTTCATGCCGTTGGATGGAAAATTCCATCTTTCTTCCGTTATGAATATCATGATTTCATCACAATTGATGATGGCTTATATTTTTTATAACTTAGGTGAATATAAAAAACAAGAGGTATACAATCTTAAAGAAGAATGGCGATATAGAAAACCGATAAATAAATCAAAAGATATAAAATATCAGGTAACACAAATTGCTAAAGCAACGCGAGGAAGTACTATTTTTTATAAATTTATTTTCAACGTAGAAGACAGATCTTTTTTAGGTTCAATGACAGTAAATTTAGATGTATCGAATAAAAGGAGAACCGAATGCTGAGTGAAAGTATTAGACAAACAATGGAACTATACTATGATCTCAGGCGCATAGTAACCGAAAAAAAAATTGAGGAATCAATTATTGATATCAACCAGAAATGGCTTAAAAACTCTAATTTTGTATTTTCAGTATACTCAGATAATAACCAAAATAGTTCATTTCCATTCTCTTTTTCTCCTTTCTTAATTTGCCAAAAAGATAGCAGGGTTCTATCTGATATTTGCAATAAAATGACAACTATACTTGAAAAAATAATAGATAAATATGTTGAAGGCGATAAGAATTTAGATGAATTTTTTAACGTTTACAGACCTTTCAAGCCATTTTTTTCAAAAATAGCAGGAAAATGGTTATCGATTGCCAGATATGACTTTATGATTGATCAGAATTACAGACTTAAGTTTACCGAATTTAATACATCATCCCCAGGATTATTATTGATTTGGCCAGAAACTGAAAAAACTTTAAATACATTTATTTGTCAAAACAAGATATTCTCTAATAAACTAATTTTACAACCTTATTCAAAGCCACACAGCTTTGAAAATTATCTATTTAATCTAGAAAAATGTTCAAATACAAATCCGGGTTTAATTGCCTTTCTCTATGATACCAATAAACTTCAAACAGAACTACATGAAATGAAGCGCAGAGTTGAAAAGCTGGGAAGAAAGGCATATGTTGGTTCTGTTGAAGACTTAACATACAAAAATGGAAAATTATATATTTTAAATCAGGAGGTATCAATTATTTATAACAATTTTTTTCTTACTGGTGAAAATTTAGATTTAACAAAAAAATCTCCCTGGCTTATGAATACAGAAAGTTTTCTAAATGACCATCGCTATAGCGCCTTATTCCACGGTATTAAAAATAACAGTTGCGTTGTTGTTATTGGGTTCCCGGCGTTGACTATAATCGAAGACAAGAATATTTTTTTATTGCTGAATGATAAAAAGTTTTCATATTTATTTTCAGACAAAGAAAAACTATTCATTGCTAAACATATACCAAAATCTGTAAATTTAAATTCTAATAATATCATCAATTCCTACAATAAATTTATAAAAAATAAAAATAACTTGGTGCTTAAATTAAGAACTTCTGGAATGGGTTGGGGAGTTTATATCGGCAATCAAATATCGGATTCTGAATGGGTTATCCTTCTCAATAAATACTTAGAAAATGCCATAATTCAAGAATATATTAATGGCATAAAATTTCCAGCTATTGTGATATCTAAAAAAGAAAAATTAATAACCAATGATATGAATGTGATTCTTTCTATGTATTCTTATAGCGGAGAATACTATGGTTGTGTGTCGAGAGTTTCAATCTCAAAAGTAACAAATTTAATCAGAGGATTTTTGCAGCCGGTTTATGAAATAAAGTGTGAGTAATTTGAGGGTTTCATAATGAAAAAGCTAGGTCTTATTGGCGGAATTGGTTGTAAAAGTACAGTTTTATACTATGAGCTGATTACAACACAAATAAGCCATAAGCTTGGCCAGAGACAAAGTGGGAATATTATCATCTACAGCGTTAATGAATATGACGTATATACGGCTGCCATTGAAAATGACTGGAATACTGTGGCTGAGATATTACTTCATGCTTATAAGAACCTTGAAAATGCTGGGGCTGACTTCCTTATAATTTGCTCGAATACTTGCCATAAAGTAGTTGATCTAATAAACCCACAATTTAAAAAACCTTTAATACACATCCTTGAACCAATTTGTCAGGAGATTACAAAAAATAATTATAAAAAAATAGCTTTGTTCGGAACAAAATTCATTTTAGAGGAAGGTTTTTATTTAAATTATATTCATAGTCATGCGCACAGTATAAAACAAATCATTATTCCAGATAAAAATAGAATTGACATTGTGCATAATATAATAAGCAATGAACTCTTGTTGGGTATAATAAAAAATGAATCAAAAAGTATTCTAATTTCTATTTGGGAAGAATTGAGAAAAAAAGGTGCTGATTGTTTGATCCTGGGTTGCACAGAGCTATCTTTGATTATTTCAAAAACAGATTTGTCATCACCCATTTTAGATTCAACCAGCTTGCATGCTAAATATGCTGCAGAATTGTCCATTAAAAACCATGAGGACGATAAATAAATGTGCGGGATAGTTGCTTATTTGTCTAAAAATTTAGATATTTCGAAAGAAACATTTAAAAGCGCAATTAATACTTTAAATCATCGCGGGCCTGATTTTCATGGCTTATGGGTGTCTGATGATAGCAAATTAGCTTTAGGGCACGCGCGCCTTAGCATTATTGATCTATTAACAGGCAATCAACCCTTACGTAGTAAAGACGACAATATTGTTATTGTAGTTAATGGCGAATTCTATCAATATGAAATAATAAAACGTTATTTACAAAAAAAAGGATTTGAATTTCAAACAGAATCAGATAGTGAAATATTAATATATTTGTATCAAC
This genomic interval from Patescibacteria group bacterium contains the following:
- a CDS encoding amino acid racemase translates to MKKLGLIGGIGCKSTVLYYELITTQISHKLGQRQSGNIIIYSVNEYDVYTAAIENDWNTVAEILLHAYKNLENAGADFLIICSNTCHKVVDLINPQFKKPLIHILEPICQEITKNNYKKIALFGTKFILEEGFYLNYIHSHAHSIKQIIIPDKNRIDIVHNIISNELLLGIIKNESKSILISIWEELRKKGADCLILGCTELSLIISKTDLSSPILDSTSLHAKYAAELSIKNHEDDK
- a CDS encoding MFS transporter; this encodes MQKSSYPDKWYVAIATSLVIFVANANLTAVNLAIPAIAHDLNVGMYMISWVISSYIITSGMFMILGGRMGDVFGIKRMFLLSLILWIISLTLAATAHNFTFLIIARVLQGLAFAISLPLCMVVITKVFPENQMSLAVSINITVLGLAQILGPSLSGVILEYLTWRWIFLLNIPLCVIAFLFSIYSIKKDQITQKQQLDYLGAIILAISLCVLMLILSLIQQNKLTTQYILLYFIVDISLFILFYIIEKRTQNPIVDFKLLFSRAFFLINLIRMLYQYVYFVFLFIFPLYLMKVLQMSAVKTGGLLLFLTVPFAVFSPIVGKYALKLGELRLMIVSFVASIMVFFWYAHLHNISTSVNLLIPLIPLGISTAILFSYTTSIALNSAPLEKRGSASGIFFSNTLIAGAVGISITSILIQLFTQIYTNRTSNGTPKDIEHPFSLVFSNIMWMCLVLSALGLLLLFILKFKRADEPLNHYRKIKDV